Proteins co-encoded in one Vibrio sp. SNU_ST1 genomic window:
- a CDS encoding TRAP transporter small permease: MSVAKTIKKHLNNIEEYTCCLLLASFVLLLFTQILTRQFFDYSIPWGDEVSTYMFVWFAYLGAVVAAKMSAHNRVSFHFKFFPPIVQTVSETIADFLWLCFNGYFVYLSYDFVFNKMNLFWKSQTTGIPMKYFYMILPIAFSLMMIRIIWNNYERLFKGATNEDPEVKELRKMTAQKSTQ; this comes from the coding sequence ATGTCAGTCGCTAAAACAATAAAAAAGCATTTAAACAACATTGAGGAATATACATGTTGTCTGCTGCTCGCAAGCTTTGTCCTATTGCTGTTCACACAAATCCTTACTCGTCAGTTCTTTGATTACTCTATCCCTTGGGGGGATGAGGTCTCTACTTACATGTTCGTTTGGTTTGCTTATCTAGGGGCTGTTGTGGCTGCCAAGATGTCGGCGCATAACCGAGTGAGCTTCCACTTCAAATTCTTTCCGCCAATTGTGCAGACCGTGAGTGAAACCATCGCTGACTTCTTATGGCTCTGTTTCAACGGCTACTTCGTTTACCTCAGCTACGACTTCGTGTTCAACAAAATGAATCTGTTTTGGAAGTCTCAAACCACAGGTATCCCGATGAAGTACTTCTACATGATTTTACCTATCGCGTTTTCACTGATGATGATTCGAATTATCTGGAACAACTATGAGCGTTTATTCAAAGGCGCAACCAACGAAGATCCGGAAGTTAAAGAACTGCGCAAAATGACGGCACAAAAATCGACGCAGTAG